One window of Solwaraspora sp. WMMA2056 genomic DNA carries:
- a CDS encoding ABC transporter permease, giving the protein MPVWLRRVLVVVLLLTGWQLYVTISGVNPLLFSSPADVGRALVAGFQNGELLRSTGTTMRVLLLGMLFGSLIAVVLTTLAVWTRFGEDVLVVFSSMLNPLPSIAVLPLAILWFGLSETALVFVVANAVIWPIAINVNTGFRTANRTIIAVGRNIGLKRWRMISEVLFPAALPHTISGVKTAWAFGWRTIVASELVFGVAGGGGGLGYFINNSRYYLDIPDVFAGLVTIAVIGLLIDMVFILIERRTVVRWGMKT; this is encoded by the coding sequence ATGCCGGTGTGGCTGCGCCGGGTTCTCGTCGTCGTCCTGCTGCTGACCGGGTGGCAGCTCTACGTCACGATATCGGGCGTCAACCCTCTGCTGTTCTCCTCACCCGCAGACGTGGGTCGGGCCCTGGTCGCGGGTTTCCAGAACGGTGAACTGCTGCGATCGACCGGCACCACCATGCGGGTCCTGTTGCTCGGCATGCTGTTCGGCAGCCTCATCGCCGTCGTGCTGACCACGCTCGCGGTGTGGACGCGCTTCGGTGAGGACGTACTCGTCGTCTTCTCCTCGATGCTGAACCCACTGCCGTCGATCGCCGTGCTGCCGCTGGCGATCCTGTGGTTCGGGCTCAGTGAGACGGCTCTGGTGTTCGTGGTCGCCAACGCGGTGATCTGGCCGATCGCAATCAATGTCAACACCGGCTTCCGGACGGCGAACCGGACGATCATAGCGGTCGGCCGCAACATCGGGCTCAAGCGCTGGCGCATGATCTCCGAGGTACTCTTCCCGGCCGCCCTGCCACACACGATCTCGGGAGTCAAGACTGCCTGGGCCTTCGGCTGGCGCACCATCGTCGCCTCCGAACTCGTGTTCGGCGTCGCAGGAGGCGGGGGTGGCCTCGGCTACTTCATCAACAACAGCCGCTACTACCTTGACATCCCCGACGTCTTCGCCGGCCTGGTGACGATCGCGGTCATCGGCCTACTGATCGACATGGTCTTCATTCTGATCGAGCGGCGCACTGTCGTTCGATGGGGAATGAAGACATAG
- a CDS encoding ABC transporter substrate-binding protein — protein MQAGDGMPAKVTIAYQPGLSYAPLILLKQNGTLEKEFPNTTFEWTELSSSAAVQDGMISGDIQVGAGSAAQMILARDKGVDWRYLASLNDAELWLMAKDERLTSLSDFTSSDKIAMPSLTSIQALVLRKGAQDQLGDAEALDTNIVPMSHPDGLQNLVSGQIAAHLTSPPFQFDEQDQGMRVVLKSSDLFGPIMFNGVFMMNEYYEQNTEFSTRLYSILEEQIAALADDPAAAAAELSANSGGKTTPESFEKYLTNPAITYTTEPHGLQDIAGFMEEIGMISETPDSWKDLTFPTVHESAGS, from the coding sequence GTGCAGGCCGGCGACGGTATGCCGGCCAAGGTGACGATTGCGTACCAGCCGGGCCTGTCATACGCTCCGCTCATTCTACTCAAGCAGAACGGCACCCTGGAGAAGGAGTTTCCCAACACGACCTTCGAGTGGACGGAGCTATCGTCGAGCGCGGCAGTGCAGGACGGCATGATTTCAGGCGACATCCAGGTCGGCGCCGGAAGCGCGGCACAGATGATCCTGGCCCGGGACAAGGGGGTCGACTGGCGGTACCTGGCCTCGCTCAACGACGCGGAACTTTGGCTGATGGCCAAGGACGAACGGCTCACGTCGCTCAGTGATTTCACGTCCTCCGACAAGATTGCGATGCCCTCGCTGACGTCGATTCAGGCGTTGGTCCTTCGAAAGGGAGCCCAAGACCAGCTCGGCGACGCCGAAGCGCTCGACACGAACATCGTGCCCATGTCCCATCCGGATGGCTTGCAGAACCTGGTGAGCGGACAGATCGCCGCGCACCTGACCTCACCGCCGTTCCAGTTCGACGAGCAGGATCAGGGCATGCGTGTCGTGCTGAAGAGCAGCGACCTCTTCGGGCCGATCATGTTCAACGGTGTATTCATGATGAACGAGTACTACGAGCAGAACACCGAGTTCTCGACCCGGCTCTACTCGATCCTGGAAGAGCAGATCGCCGCGCTCGCGGACGACCCGGCGGCGGCGGCGGCTGAGCTCTCGGCGAACTCCGGTGGCAAGACCACACCTGAGAGCTTCGAGAAGTACCTCACCAACCCGGCGATCACCTACACCACCGAGCCGCACGGTCTTCAGGACATCGCCGGTTTCATGGAGGAAATCGGAATGATCTCGGAGACACCGGACAGCTGGAAGGACCTCACCTTCCCCACCGTCCACGAGAGCGCCGGCAGCTGA
- a CDS encoding LysR family transcriptional regulator gives MDARQLRYFLAVVDAEGFGKAAEKLYIAQPSLSQAIAGLERELGVALFHRVGRGVVLSDAGKQLIGPARQVIRDLATAQATIDAIKGVARGRVEVTSMPSAGIEPLAPIMQRFAAAHPDVTVSVNAAFVPDEVIDAVRTGAVEIGLLGAPDIVRVAELDVVPLENQPLMLFTAPGGPFHGRDHVTADDFDGHRLIASQPGSLMRQLVDHILAQGSQARLVAEVAHRTSILPLVLAGVADAILPAAWKDLAIRAGADVLPIRPTAYLRIVLVSRRTQLTPAARAFIDIARRYRDERLDQPAA, from the coding sequence ATGGACGCCCGCCAGCTCCGATACTTCCTCGCAGTCGTCGACGCTGAAGGCTTCGGCAAGGCAGCCGAGAAGCTCTACATCGCGCAACCGTCACTGTCACAGGCCATCGCCGGACTGGAGCGCGAGCTGGGCGTCGCGCTGTTCCACCGGGTCGGACGCGGCGTGGTGCTCAGTGACGCCGGCAAGCAGCTGATCGGTCCGGCCCGGCAGGTCATCCGCGACCTGGCGACCGCACAGGCCACCATCGACGCCATCAAGGGGGTGGCCCGAGGCCGGGTTGAGGTCACCTCGATGCCGTCCGCCGGCATCGAGCCCCTGGCACCGATCATGCAGCGGTTCGCCGCCGCTCACCCCGACGTCACTGTCAGCGTCAACGCCGCCTTCGTACCGGACGAGGTGATCGACGCGGTGCGTACCGGTGCCGTCGAGATCGGCCTGCTCGGCGCGCCCGACATCGTCCGGGTCGCCGAGCTCGACGTCGTGCCCCTGGAGAACCAGCCTTTGATGCTGTTCACCGCTCCCGGTGGCCCTTTCCATGGCCGCGACCACGTCACCGCCGACGATTTCGACGGACACCGGCTCATCGCCTCCCAGCCCGGTTCCCTCATGCGACAGCTCGTCGATCACATCCTGGCGCAGGGAAGTCAGGCCCGGCTCGTCGCCGAGGTCGCCCACCGGACGTCCATCCTTCCCCTCGTCCTCGCCGGGGTGGCCGATGCGATCCTGCCCGCCGCGTGGAAGGATCTCGCGATCAGGGCCGGGGCGGACGTGCTGCCGATCCGCCCCACGGCGTACCTGCGGATCGTCCTGGTCAGTCGCCGCACCCAGCTGACGCCCGCCGCGCGGGCATTCATCGACATCGCCCGGAGGTACCGCGACGAGCGGCTCGACCAGCCGGCGGCCTGA
- a CDS encoding sulfotransferase domain-containing protein, whose amino-acid sequence MREPTERYQNAIMDSARWQGFPFRPGDIVISTPAKCGTTWTQTICALLIFQTPELPGRLDDITIWPDMKTRSQADVFAFYEAQQHRRIIKTHTPFDGLPIHDEVNYIAVGRDPRDVALSWDAHFQNTDYDVVLALRDAAVGNDDLTGELTDDAPPQLESEYDRFWAWMEHPDVQIGLPSMLHHMSGFWAERDRSNVLLLHYDELKSDLEGQMRAIAEQLDIEVPEQRWPELVQAATFDSMRSRAKEFAPVLAMWRDPKQFFNRGATGQWRDLLDDGDLRRYEEQVAKLAVPELVDWLHRGPITV is encoded by the coding sequence GTGCGCGAACCGACCGAGCGGTACCAGAACGCGATCATGGACAGTGCACGGTGGCAGGGGTTTCCCTTTCGCCCGGGTGACATCGTCATCTCGACACCCGCCAAGTGCGGCACCACGTGGACCCAGACGATCTGCGCGTTGTTGATCTTCCAGACGCCGGAGCTGCCCGGCCGGCTGGACGACATCACCATCTGGCCCGACATGAAGACCCGCAGCCAGGCCGACGTGTTCGCGTTCTACGAGGCGCAGCAGCACCGACGCATCATCAAGACCCACACCCCGTTCGACGGACTGCCGATCCACGACGAGGTCAACTACATCGCCGTCGGCCGGGATCCGCGTGACGTCGCGCTGTCCTGGGACGCGCACTTCCAGAACACCGACTACGACGTGGTCCTGGCGCTACGCGACGCGGCGGTCGGCAACGACGACCTGACCGGCGAGCTCACCGACGACGCGCCACCGCAGCTGGAATCCGAGTACGATCGGTTCTGGGCCTGGATGGAACACCCCGACGTGCAGATCGGCCTGCCGTCGATGCTGCACCACATGTCGGGTTTCTGGGCGGAGCGTGACCGGTCAAACGTCCTGCTCCTGCACTACGACGAGCTGAAGTCCGACCTTGAGGGCCAGATGCGGGCGATCGCCGAACAGCTCGACATCGAGGTGCCCGAACAGCGCTGGCCGGAGCTGGTGCAGGCGGCCACCTTCGATTCCATGCGCAGCCGCGCCAAGGAATTCGCCCCCGTCCTGGCGATGTGGCGGGACCCGAAGCAGTTCTTCAACCGGGGCGCCACCGGCCAGTGGCGTGACCTGCTCGACGACGGCGACCTGCGGCGCTACGAGGAGCAGGTCGCCAAGCTCGCCGTACCGGAGCTGGTTGACTGGCTGCACCGCGGCCCGATCACCGTCTGA
- a CDS encoding ABC transporter ATP-binding protein: MVHPSPLRADPERAVPPSDERPDTLLSVSHASIGYWVNGTFARAVADVSFDVTAGETIMLIGPSGCGKSTLLKTIAGFLELADGTITVAGRRTLAPGPDRAVVFQEFDQLFPWRDVLDNVAYPLRRNGRKRSDADQQARRYLEMMGLSRALDRHPHQLSGGMKQRVAIARAFALEPVMLLMDEPFGALDALTRARLQAELNAIAKRTGVTILFVTHSIEEAIVLGDRVVVLTDPPSVVRETVQITDEAKVVGSEEYRSVRTHLGSLLHRDGKGADEDVAEFTD; encoded by the coding sequence ATGGTCCATCCGTCCCCGCTGCGCGCCGACCCGGAACGAGCCGTCCCGCCCTCCGACGAACGGCCCGACACGCTGCTCAGCGTGTCCCACGCCTCGATCGGCTACTGGGTCAACGGCACGTTCGCCCGAGCTGTGGCAGACGTGAGCTTCGACGTCACCGCTGGCGAGACGATCATGTTGATCGGCCCGTCCGGATGCGGAAAGTCGACCCTTCTCAAGACCATCGCGGGGTTCCTCGAACTCGCTGACGGCACGATCACCGTGGCCGGTCGACGCACACTCGCCCCCGGGCCGGACCGGGCGGTCGTCTTCCAGGAGTTCGACCAGCTGTTCCCCTGGCGTGACGTACTCGACAACGTCGCATACCCGTTGCGTCGCAACGGTCGTAAGAGGTCCGACGCGGACCAGCAGGCGCGCCGCTACCTCGAGATGATGGGGCTGAGTCGAGCCCTCGACCGCCACCCCCACCAGCTCTCGGGCGGAATGAAGCAGCGGGTGGCGATCGCGCGCGCCTTCGCGCTGGAGCCGGTCATGCTGCTGATGGACGAGCCGTTCGGGGCTCTGGACGCGCTCACCCGGGCCCGCCTGCAGGCGGAGCTCAACGCCATCGCGAAACGAACCGGGGTCACCATCCTGTTCGTCACCCACAGCATCGAGGAGGCAATTGTTCTCGGTGACCGGGTCGTCGTTCTGACCGACCCGCCTTCGGTGGTCCGTGAGACCGTCCAGATCACCGACGAAGCCAAGGTGGTGGGTTCAGAGGAGTACCGCAGCGTACGGACACATCTGGGCAGCCTGCTGCACCGGGACGGGAAGGGGGCTGACGAGGATGTCGCTGAGTTCACCGACTGA
- a CDS encoding ThuA domain-containing protein — MLSTMLLGAPAAQAAPTTPGTPAEQPAPAAVDDPYSVLVFSKTAGFRHASIPAGIAAIQQLGAANNFTVDTTENSAAFTDENLANYRAVIWLSTTGDVLDPDQQAAFERYIQAGGGYVGIHAASDTEYSWPWYGELVGAYFASHPANQTATVKVEDNAHPATAGLPAEWSRYDEWYNFRTNPRGDVHVLASLDESSYSVGSGAMGADHPIAWCRDYDGGRAWYTGMGHTDESFAEPEFLTHLLGGIQSVAGVVESDCGASLTESFEKITLDSNTSNPMELDVAPDGRVFYIERDGRVQIVKPDTGSTVTAIDLDVFTGNEDGLIGIRLDPDFADNGWVYLYYARNDGVARNLLSRFTVVGDSIDLASEKVVLQVDTQRNTCCHAGGTMAFDSDGNLYLATGDNTNPFESSAYTPIDERAGRQDYDAQRTSGNTNDLRGKVIRIHPEDDGTYTIPEGNLFAPGTAQTRPEIFAMGFRNPFRMGIDPATDTLYVADYGPDANSDNPNRGPRGLVEWNIVDTPGNYGWPYCTGTNEAYNDYQFPSGPSGAKFDCSAPVNDSPNNTGLTNLPPAIPATVDYGYSGDPRYPEIGGGGAPMGGPVYRYDADLVSDRKWPAYYDGKALLGEWNQSKMYTMQVSADGTELIDINQLLTGMSFIRPMDFEFGPDGALYMIEWGSGFGGNNDDSGVYRIDYIAGARAPIAQASATPTSGPAPLTVQFSSAGSRDPDGGDLTYAWTFGDGATSDQANPSHTYAEAGSYTAQLTVTNPNGRTAVANVPVTVGNTAPTVEITFPPAGGFFNWGDQVEYTITVTDPEDGEIDCDRVQLQVLLGHDEHAHPLDQHTGCSGVVQTQLADGHGAEADVFTVFEATYTDNGGVAGAGPLTGRAIELLQPKRKQAEYYTVTGRVADATGGGDPGVQVEASSDPAGGGDNIGFIEDGDWWSVDPASLTGIDEIRFRVASAANGGRIEVRADAADGPLVATATVPGTGGWQSWTNVTAPVTGALDSGTLFFVARDPAGGTGSLFNVNWMDFIGRGVTDNAPPQVTVTATPTSGTAPVTVAFTGTATDAEGDTPLTYAWDFGDGGTADTLEASRTYAVPGTFTAVLTVTDARGAQSSAYTQIRVEAPNTSCFGARSDDFLGDELDRDRWTIVRENQLYSVSDGVLRLPTGVGDLYGSRNDATNLVLQPVPSGAWQATTKVTLPVTANYQQAGLLLYGDDANYAKVDLLYNGSRRVEFIRETAGTPRNEGADATDAPAGDTIYLRLTSDGTNVTAAMSADGQTFTPVGRSAALAGIVNPQVGVFALNGGTEAPVVDALFDWFQFTPDAPDGPVEASDEFDGDALDKCRWDAIVREDAAAYRVADGALTIDVPNGDIYTGDNTGPTNFILQTAPEGDWTMETKVDGSLLNEQYQQGGLLVYADDDNYLKLDFVTDNSAGSAVSRRIEFRSEIDAVVQNPQPQVTGLTSGVWYLRVSRAGDVFTAEYSADGTTWTAFESLTSTAVGANPKIGVFTLSGNQTASKPVSFDYFRLTTPSTEEDTTAPVTSATVTGSGEPVDGWYPGDVTVTLAATDNDGGSGVAGTEYSLDDETGWTTYTAPVTVTGDGEHELRFRSTDAAGNVEEAGSVTFKIDGTAPVSSAEFAPANDNGWHDGTIPVVLAATDAGSGVALLEWSLDGGDWTPYTEPVAISGDGEHELLYRATDAVGNVEALKSAVVKIDGTKPTLLISGVADGQLYGDSQDVRVSWQAVDPTSGIATVVGTLNGQPYANNTLQAMYDLPLGMHELTVTATDKAGNRTASTVRFFVTTSFRDMQSLIDRFKATGQLSNLAHRKLSNKLDAARLSEAEGKDKRAVQQLTAFKALATDPALVTDTDVRDTMVRDADAMIVRLGGTASAAGVQANGGKPVTGAGRLAEDPTRIDPDQQL; from the coding sequence ATGTTGTCCACAATGCTGCTCGGCGCCCCCGCCGCGCAGGCCGCCCCGACCACCCCTGGTACCCCGGCCGAGCAGCCCGCGCCGGCCGCAGTCGACGACCCGTACTCGGTCCTGGTCTTCTCCAAGACCGCCGGCTTCCGGCACGCCTCGATCCCGGCCGGTATCGCCGCGATCCAGCAGCTCGGCGCGGCCAACAACTTCACCGTCGACACCACCGAGAACAGCGCCGCCTTCACCGACGAGAACCTGGCCAACTACCGGGCGGTGATCTGGCTCTCCACCACCGGTGACGTCCTCGACCCCGACCAGCAGGCCGCGTTCGAGCGCTACATCCAGGCCGGCGGCGGGTACGTGGGCATCCACGCCGCCTCCGACACCGAGTACAGCTGGCCCTGGTACGGCGAACTCGTCGGTGCCTACTTCGCCAGCCACCCGGCCAACCAGACCGCCACGGTCAAGGTGGAGGACAACGCCCACCCGGCCACCGCCGGGCTGCCGGCCGAGTGGTCCCGCTACGACGAGTGGTACAACTTCCGGACCAACCCGCGTGGCGACGTGCACGTGCTGGCCAGCCTGGACGAGTCCAGCTACTCGGTCGGCTCCGGCGCGATGGGCGCCGACCACCCGATCGCCTGGTGCCGCGACTACGACGGCGGCCGCGCCTGGTACACCGGGATGGGTCACACCGACGAGTCGTTCGCCGAACCGGAGTTCCTGACGCACCTGCTCGGCGGGATCCAGTCGGTGGCCGGCGTCGTCGAGTCCGACTGCGGCGCGTCGCTGACCGAGAGCTTCGAGAAGATCACCCTGGACAGCAACACCAGCAACCCGATGGAGCTGGACGTAGCTCCGGACGGGCGAGTCTTCTACATCGAGCGCGACGGCCGGGTGCAGATCGTCAAGCCGGACACCGGCAGCACGGTCACCGCGATCGACCTCGACGTGTTCACCGGCAACGAGGACGGCCTGATCGGCATCCGGCTCGACCCGGACTTCGCCGACAACGGCTGGGTCTACCTCTACTACGCCCGCAACGACGGCGTCGCCCGCAACCTGCTGTCCCGGTTCACCGTCGTCGGCGACAGCATCGACCTGGCGAGCGAGAAGGTCGTGCTGCAGGTCGACACGCAACGCAACACCTGCTGCCACGCCGGCGGCACCATGGCCTTCGACAGCGACGGCAACCTGTACCTGGCCACCGGGGACAACACCAACCCGTTCGAGTCGAGCGCCTACACCCCGATCGACGAGCGGGCCGGCCGGCAGGACTACGACGCGCAGCGGACCTCCGGCAACACCAACGACCTGCGCGGCAAGGTGATCCGGATCCACCCGGAGGACGACGGGACGTACACCATCCCGGAGGGCAACCTGTTCGCACCGGGCACCGCGCAGACCCGCCCGGAGATCTTCGCGATGGGCTTCCGTAACCCGTTCCGGATGGGCATCGACCCGGCCACCGACACGCTCTACGTCGCCGACTACGGCCCGGACGCCAACTCGGACAACCCCAACCGGGGCCCGCGGGGTCTGGTCGAGTGGAACATCGTCGACACTCCCGGTAACTACGGCTGGCCGTACTGCACCGGGACGAACGAGGCGTACAACGACTACCAGTTCCCGTCCGGCCCGAGCGGCGCCAAGTTCGACTGCTCGGCCCCGGTGAACGACTCCCCCAACAACACCGGCCTGACCAACCTGCCGCCGGCGATCCCGGCCACCGTCGACTACGGCTACAGCGGCGACCCGCGCTACCCCGAAATCGGTGGCGGTGGCGCGCCGATGGGCGGCCCGGTCTACCGCTACGACGCCGATCTGGTCTCCGACCGCAAGTGGCCGGCCTACTACGACGGCAAGGCGCTGCTCGGTGAGTGGAACCAGTCGAAGATGTACACGATGCAGGTCAGTGCCGACGGCACCGAACTGATCGACATCAACCAGCTGCTGACCGGGATGAGCTTCATCCGGCCGATGGACTTCGAGTTCGGCCCGGACGGCGCGCTGTACATGATCGAATGGGGCAGCGGCTTCGGCGGCAACAACGACGACTCCGGGGTCTACCGGATCGACTACATCGCCGGGGCCCGCGCACCGATCGCCCAGGCCAGCGCCACCCCGACCTCCGGGCCGGCACCGCTGACCGTGCAGTTCTCCAGCGCCGGCTCCCGGGACCCCGACGGCGGGGACCTCACCTACGCGTGGACGTTCGGTGACGGTGCCACCTCGGACCAGGCCAACCCGAGCCACACGTACGCCGAGGCGGGCAGCTACACCGCACAGCTCACCGTGACCAACCCGAACGGGCGGACCGCGGTGGCCAACGTACCGGTGACGGTCGGCAACACCGCGCCGACGGTGGAAATCACCTTCCCGCCGGCCGGTGGCTTCTTCAACTGGGGCGACCAGGTCGAGTACACCATCACCGTCACCGACCCGGAGGACGGCGAGATCGACTGTGACCGGGTGCAGCTGCAGGTGCTGCTCGGCCACGACGAGCACGCCCACCCGCTGGACCAGCACACCGGCTGCTCCGGCGTGGTGCAGACCCAGCTCGCCGACGGTCACGGCGCCGAAGCGGACGTCTTCACCGTCTTCGAGGCCACCTACACCGACAACGGCGGCGTCGCCGGCGCCGGGCCGCTCACCGGCCGGGCGATCGAGCTGCTGCAGCCCAAGCGCAAGCAGGCCGAGTACTACACGGTCACCGGGCGGGTGGCGGACGCCACCGGCGGCGGCGACCCGGGCGTCCAGGTGGAAGCCTCCAGCGACCCGGCCGGCGGCGGCGACAACATCGGATTCATCGAGGACGGCGACTGGTGGTCGGTCGACCCGGCCAGCCTGACCGGCATCGACGAGATCCGGTTCCGGGTCGCCTCGGCGGCCAACGGCGGTCGGATCGAGGTCCGGGCCGACGCGGCCGACGGTCCGCTGGTGGCCACGGCCACCGTACCGGGCACCGGGGGCTGGCAGTCCTGGACCAACGTCACCGCACCGGTCACCGGCGCGCTGGACAGCGGAACGCTGTTCTTCGTCGCCCGGGACCCGGCCGGCGGCACCGGTTCGCTGTTCAACGTCAACTGGATGGACTTCATCGGCCGGGGCGTGACCGACAACGCGCCGCCGCAGGTCACCGTGACCGCGACCCCGACGTCCGGCACCGCGCCGGTCACCGTCGCGTTCACCGGTACGGCGACCGACGCCGAAGGCGACACCCCGTTGACGTACGCCTGGGACTTCGGTGACGGCGGCACCGCCGACACGCTGGAGGCCAGCCGTACGTACGCCGTACCGGGGACGTTCACCGCCGTGCTGACGGTGACCGACGCCCGGGGCGCGCAGTCCTCGGCGTACACCCAGATCCGGGTGGAGGCACCGAACACGTCCTGCTTCGGGGCGCGCTCGGACGACTTCCTCGGCGACGAGCTGGACCGCGACCGGTGGACGATTGTCCGGGAGAACCAGCTCTACTCGGTCTCCGACGGCGTACTGCGGCTGCCGACCGGCGTCGGTGACCTGTACGGCTCCCGCAACGACGCCACCAACCTGGTGCTGCAGCCGGTGCCGTCCGGTGCCTGGCAGGCCACCACCAAGGTCACCCTGCCGGTGACCGCCAACTACCAGCAGGCGGGTCTGCTGCTCTACGGCGACGACGCCAACTACGCGAAGGTGGATCTGCTCTACAACGGTTCCCGCCGGGTGGAGTTCATCCGGGAGACCGCCGGTACGCCGCGCAACGAGGGTGCCGACGCCACCGACGCACCCGCCGGTGACACCATCTACCTGCGGTTGACCAGCGACGGCACGAACGTCACGGCGGCCATGTCGGCCGACGGGCAGACGTTCACCCCGGTCGGTCGGTCGGCGGCGCTGGCCGGCATCGTCAACCCGCAGGTCGGGGTGTTCGCCCTCAACGGTGGCACCGAGGCGCCGGTGGTCGACGCCTTGTTCGACTGGTTCCAGTTCACGCCGGACGCGCCGGACGGGCCGGTCGAGGCCTCCGACGAGTTCGACGGCGACGCGCTGGACAAGTGCCGGTGGGACGCCATCGTTCGGGAGGACGCGGCCGCGTACCGGGTCGCCGACGGGGCGTTGACCATCGACGTGCCCAACGGGGACATCTACACCGGGGACAACACCGGGCCGACGAACTTCATCCTGCAGACCGCCCCCGAGGGCGACTGGACGATGGAGACGAAAGTCGACGGCAGCCTGCTGAACGAGCAGTACCAGCAGGGCGGTCTGCTCGTGTACGCCGACGACGACAACTACCTGAAGTTGGACTTCGTCACGGACAACTCGGCAGGCTCGGCGGTCAGCCGGCGGATCGAGTTCCGCAGTGAGATCGACGCCGTGGTCCAGAACCCGCAGCCGCAGGTCACCGGGTTGACCTCCGGGGTGTGGTACCTGCGGGTGTCCCGGGCTGGTGACGTCTTCACAGCCGAGTACTCGGCGGACGGCACCACCTGGACGGCGTTCGAGTCGCTGACCAGCACGGCGGTCGGGGCCAACCCGAAGATCGGGGTGTTCACCCTCAGCGGCAACCAGACGGCGTCGAAGCCGGTCTCGTTCGACTACTTCCGGTTGACCACCCCGTCGACGGAGGAGGACACCACCGCACCGGTGACCAGCGCGACCGTCACCGGGTCCGGCGAGCCGGTCGACGGCTGGTACCCGGGTGACGTCACGGTCACCCTGGCCGCCACCGACAACGACGGCGGCAGCGGGGTGGCGGGCACCGAGTACTCGCTCGACGACGAGACCGGCTGGACGACGTACACCGCGCCGGTGACGGTGACCGGCGACGGCGAGCACGAGCTGCGGTTCCGCTCCACCGACGCCGCCGGCAACGTCGAGGAGGCCGGGTCGGTCACGTTCAAGATCGACGGTACGGCGCCGGTCAGCTCTGCGGAGTTCGCCCCGGCGAACGACAACGGGTGGCACGACGGCACCATCCCGGTGGTGCTGGCGGCCACCGACGCCGGTTCCGGCGTGGCGCTGCTGGAGTGGTCGCTCGACGGTGGTGACTGGACGCCGTACACCGAGCCGGTGGCGATCAGTGGTGACGGCGAGCACGAGCTGCTGTACCGGGCCACCGACGCGGTCGGCAACGTCGAGGCGCTCAAGTCGGCCGTGGTCAAGATCGACGGCACGAAGCCGACGCTGCTGATCTCCGGCGTGGCCGACGGTCAGCTCTACGGCGACAGCCAGGACGTCCGGGTGTCGTGGCAGGCGGTCGACCCGACCTCCGGTATCGCGACCGTGGTCGGCACGCTCAACGGCCAGCCGTACGCCAACAACACGCTGCAGGCCATGTACGACCTGCCGCTGGGGATGCACGAGTTGACGGTGACGGCGACCGACAAGGCGGGCAACCGTACCGCCTCGACGGTCCGGTTCTTCGTGACCACGTCGTTCCGGGACATGCAGAGCCTGATCGACCGGTTCAAGGCGACCGGGCAGCTGTCCAACCTCGCGCACCGCAAGCTGTCCAACAAGCTGGACGCGGCGCGGCTGTCCGAGGCCGAAGGCAAGGACAAGCGGGCGGTGCAGCAGTTGACCGCCTTCAAGGCCCTCGCCACCGACCCGGCGTTGGTGACCGACACCGACGTGCGGGACACCATGGTCCGCGACGCGGACGCGATGATCGTGCGCCTCGGCGGCACGGCCAGCGCGGCCGGAGTGCAGGCCAACGGTGGTAAGCCGGTGACCGGTGCGGGTCGGCTCGCGGAAGACCCGACCCGGATCGATCCGGACCAGCAACTCTGA